In Pelagibius sp. CAU 1746, the following proteins share a genomic window:
- a CDS encoding RNA methyltransferase: MTAEAAQTWGARLREVRAPRHAGLASETLARREIDDLLPEGAVHQGLALRTAPLDQPALEDVLAPGFPPGAENGANPPPRRVIVLLDQVTDPHNVGAVLRSAAAFGALAVVSLDKGAPEESGTLAKSASGALEAVPYISVVNLARSLDLLKAAGFWCLGLAGEAGQTLAESRPGEAIALVLGAEGPGLRRLTRERCDLLVKLPTRPPIDSLNVSNAAAVALYELLGRG, encoded by the coding sequence ATGACCGCGGAAGCCGCCCAAACCTGGGGCGCGCGGCTGCGCGAGGTGCGCGCCCCCCGGCACGCCGGCCTCGCCAGCGAGACCCTGGCCCGCCGCGAGATCGACGATCTGCTGCCCGAGGGCGCCGTCCACCAGGGCCTCGCCCTGCGCACGGCGCCGCTGGACCAGCCGGCCCTGGAGGACGTGCTGGCCCCGGGCTTCCCGCCTGGGGCCGAAAACGGCGCAAATCCGCCCCCCCGCCGTGTCATCGTGCTGCTGGACCAGGTCACCGACCCCCATAACGTAGGGGCGGTCCTGCGCTCGGCCGCCGCCTTCGGCGCTTTGGCGGTGGTCTCCTTGGACAAGGGCGCACCGGAGGAGAGCGGCACCCTCGCCAAATCCGCCTCCGGGGCACTCGAGGCGGTCCCCTACATAAGCGTGGTCAACCTGGCGCGCAGCCTGGATCTGCTGAAGGCCGCCGGCTTCTGGTGCCTGGGCTTGGCCGGCGAGGCCGGGCAGACCCTCGCCGAAAGCCGTCCCGGCGAGGCCATCGCCCTGGTTCTCGGCGCCGAGGGCCCCGGCCTCCGGCGGTTGACGCGGGAGCGCTGCGACCTGCTGGTCAAGCTGCCGACCCGCCCGCCCATCGACTCCTTGAACGTCTCCAACGCCGCCGCTGTGGCGCTCTACGAGCTGCTGGGGCGCGGCTGA
- a CDS encoding aspartate aminotransferase family protein, producing the protein MNSAPLKDQARNSTTVWRAADTAHHLHPFTDFRGLAEEGGSRIITKAEGVWLEDSEGEKIIDGMAGLWCVNVGYGRERLAKAAYDQMVELPYYNTFFKTATPASIELSEKLAALTPAGLDKIFYASSGSEANDTIARIVRRFWRLQGQPERTNIISRVNGYHGSTMASASLGGMKPMHQLDGLPLPGFHHVRQPYYYGEGGKMSEEEFGKVAALAIEEKILELGPETVAAFIGEPVQGAGGVIIPPASYWPEVQKICRQYDILLIADEVICGFGRTGQWFGSDTFDIKPDIMPMAKGLTSGYLPLSAIALGERVVDVLWEKGGEFAHGFTYSGHPVACAVALENIAIIEEENLVQKVREDSGPYLQQRLATLADHPLVGEVRGIGLLGAVELASDKQTRGRFSPEGRAGTICRDHCVKQNVVSRAVRDTMVVSPPLIITHAEIDELVSRLGKAIDLAAKDLGVN; encoded by the coding sequence ATGAACAGCGCCCCTCTGAAGGATCAGGCCCGCAATTCCACCACCGTGTGGCGCGCCGCCGATACCGCCCACCATCTGCACCCTTTCACCGACTTCCGCGGTCTGGCGGAAGAAGGCGGCAGCCGCATCATCACCAAGGCCGAGGGCGTCTGGCTGGAGGATTCCGAAGGTGAGAAGATCATCGACGGCATGGCCGGCCTGTGGTGCGTCAACGTCGGCTACGGGCGCGAGCGCCTGGCGAAGGCCGCCTACGACCAGATGGTCGAGCTGCCGTACTACAACACCTTCTTCAAGACCGCGACGCCGGCCTCCATCGAGCTGTCCGAAAAGCTGGCGGCGCTGACGCCGGCCGGGCTCGACAAGATCTTCTACGCCTCCTCCGGTTCCGAGGCCAACGACACCATCGCCCGCATCGTGCGACGCTTCTGGCGCCTGCAAGGCCAGCCGGAGCGCACCAACATCATCAGCCGCGTCAACGGCTACCACGGCTCGACCATGGCCTCGGCCAGCCTGGGCGGCATGAAGCCGATGCACCAGCTCGACGGCCTGCCGCTGCCGGGTTTCCACCACGTGCGCCAGCCCTACTACTACGGCGAGGGCGGCAAGATGAGCGAGGAGGAGTTCGGCAAGGTCGCCGCCCTGGCGATCGAGGAGAAGATCCTGGAGCTGGGCCCCGAGACCGTGGCCGCCTTCATCGGCGAACCCGTCCAGGGCGCCGGCGGCGTCATCATTCCGCCGGCCAGCTATTGGCCGGAAGTACAGAAGATCTGCAGGCAGTACGACATCCTGCTGATCGCCGACGAAGTTATCTGCGGCTTTGGGCGCACCGGCCAGTGGTTCGGCAGCGACACTTTCGACATCAAGCCGGATATCATGCCGATGGCCAAGGGGCTGACGTCCGGCTACCTGCCACTCTCCGCCATCGCGCTCGGCGAGCGTGTGGTCGACGTGTTGTGGGAAAAGGGCGGCGAGTTCGCGCACGGCTTCACCTACTCCGGTCACCCCGTGGCCTGCGCGGTGGCGCTGGAGAACATCGCGATCATCGAGGAAGAGAACCTGGTTCAGAAGGTGCGTGAGGATAGCGGTCCCTACCTGCAGCAGCGCCTCGCCACCCTGGCCGACCATCCCTTGGTCGGCGAGGTCCGCGGCATCGGCCTGCTGGGCGCCGTCGAGCTGGCCTCCGACAAGCAGACCCGCGGGCGCTTCTCGCCGGAAGGCCGCGCCGGCACCATCTGCCGCGATCACTGCGTGAAGCAGAACGTGGTCAGCCGCGCGGTGCGCGACACCATGGTGGTCTCACCGCCGCTGATCATCACCCACGCGGAGATCGACGAACTGGTCAGCCGGCTGGGCAAGGCCATCGATCTCGCCGCCAAGGACTTGGGTGTGAATTGA
- a CDS encoding glutamine synthetase family protein — protein sequence MQSIEDFIKERRIDEVECLVPDMAGVARGKILPAHKFLAGMRNEGLRIPEDVFIQTVNGDYPDDSAGVTSASTRDVYMVPDPETIRIVPWYDEPTAQVICDAHHFSDSGEVEIAARHILKRVLALYEEEGWKPIVAPELEFFLVDVNTDPDYPLIPPIGRSGRRETSRQAYGVDAVNEFDPIFEEVYDFCEAQGIDIDTLTHEGGAAQMEMNFNHGDPLLLADQAFLFKRTVREAAMRHKVYATFMAKPMQGQPGSSMHVHQSILDAKTGRNLFATRTGKDTALFRAHIAGLQRYLPTVMPLLAPNVNSYRRLMPDYDAPINTHWGYDNRTVGLRVPYSEPAARRVENRLAGADANPYLAIAGSLACGYLGMKEKLKPRKPIEGSAYRLARTLPRTLYDALERFNGTRALKPVFGSIFIDAVTMVKGEELDAYQQVISSWEREHLLLNV from the coding sequence ATGCAATCCATTGAAGACTTTATCAAAGAACGCCGGATCGACGAGGTCGAGTGCCTGGTGCCGGACATGGCAGGCGTGGCCCGCGGCAAGATCCTGCCGGCCCACAAATTCCTCGCCGGTATGCGCAACGAAGGCCTGCGCATTCCCGAAGACGTCTTCATCCAGACGGTCAACGGCGATTACCCCGATGATTCCGCGGGCGTGACCAGCGCCTCGACCCGCGACGTCTACATGGTCCCGGACCCCGAAACCATCCGCATCGTACCCTGGTACGACGAGCCGACGGCGCAGGTCATCTGCGACGCGCACCATTTCAGCGACAGCGGCGAGGTGGAAATCGCCGCACGCCACATTCTGAAGCGCGTCCTGGCGCTCTACGAGGAAGAGGGTTGGAAACCCATCGTCGCGCCGGAGCTGGAGTTCTTCCTGGTCGACGTGAACACCGATCCGGATTACCCCCTGATACCGCCGATCGGCCGTTCGGGCCGCCGCGAGACCAGCCGTCAGGCCTATGGCGTCGACGCGGTCAACGAATTCGACCCGATCTTCGAGGAGGTTTACGACTTCTGCGAGGCCCAGGGCATCGACATCGACACCCTAACCCACGAGGGCGGTGCGGCGCAGATGGAGATGAACTTCAACCACGGCGACCCGCTGCTGCTGGCAGACCAGGCCTTCCTTTTCAAGCGCACGGTGCGCGAGGCGGCCATGCGCCACAAGGTCTACGCCACCTTCATGGCCAAACCCATGCAGGGCCAGCCGGGCAGTTCCATGCACGTGCACCAGAGCATCCTGGACGCCAAGACCGGCCGGAACCTCTTTGCCACCCGCACCGGCAAGGACACCGCCCTGTTCCGCGCCCACATCGCCGGCCTGCAGCGCTACCTGCCGACAGTCATGCCGCTGCTGGCCCCCAACGTGAACAGCTACCGCCGCCTGATGCCGGACTACGACGCTCCCATCAACACCCATTGGGGCTACGACAACCGCACCGTCGGCCTGCGCGTACCCTATTCGGAACCCGCCGCCCGCCGCGTCGAGAACCGTCTGGCCGGCGCCGACGCCAATCCCTACCTGGCCATCGCCGGCTCGCTGGCCTGCGGCTACCTGGGCATGAAGGAGAAGCTGAAGCCGCGCAAACCGATCGAGGGCAGCGCCTACCGCCTGGCCCGCACCCTGCCGCGCACGCTCTACGACGCCTTGGAGCGCTTCAACGGCACCCGCGCCCTGAAGCCGGTCTTCGGATCCATCTTCATCGATGCGGTGACCATGGTGAAAGGCGAGGAGCTGGACGCCTACCAGCAGGTCATCTCGTCTTGGGAGCGCGAGCATCTTCTGCTAAACGTATAG
- the aguB gene encoding N-carbamoylputrescine amidase encodes MREVTVAATQMACSWDREANLAGAEALVREAAGQGAQVVLIQELFETPYFCQDQKREYFALAQPVAGNPLLARMSALAAELDVVLPVSFFERANSAHYNSLAMIDADGKMLGVYRKSHIPDGPGYQEKFYFNPGDTGFRVWKTRYGTLGSGICWDQWFPECARAMALMGAEILFYPTAIGSEPQDATLNSREHWQRTMQGHAAANMVPLVASNRIGREEGEHASLTFYGSSFIAGPTGAKVAEANRTDRAVITASFDLDAVAEQRASWGLFRDRRPDLYGPLLTADGGRPGQ; translated from the coding sequence ATGCGCGAGGTCACCGTTGCCGCCACGCAAATGGCCTGTAGCTGGGACCGCGAGGCCAACCTCGCCGGGGCCGAGGCCCTGGTGCGGGAAGCCGCCGGCCAGGGCGCGCAGGTGGTGTTGATCCAGGAACTCTTCGAAACGCCCTACTTCTGCCAGGACCAGAAGCGCGAGTACTTCGCCCTCGCCCAACCGGTTGCGGGCAATCCGCTCCTGGCGCGCATGTCGGCCCTGGCCGCGGAGTTGGACGTCGTCTTGCCGGTCAGCTTCTTCGAGCGCGCCAACAGCGCGCACTACAACTCGCTGGCCATGATCGACGCCGACGGCAAGATGCTGGGCGTCTACCGCAAGTCGCACATTCCCGACGGGCCGGGCTATCAGGAGAAGTTCTACTTCAATCCTGGCGACACCGGGTTCCGGGTCTGGAAGACGCGCTACGGCACCCTGGGCAGCGGCATCTGCTGGGACCAGTGGTTTCCCGAGTGTGCGCGCGCTATGGCGCTGATGGGGGCCGAAATCCTGTTCTATCCCACGGCCATCGGCAGCGAGCCGCAGGACGCGACCCTGAATTCCCGCGAACACTGGCAGCGCACCATGCAGGGCCATGCCGCGGCCAACATGGTGCCGCTGGTCGCCTCGAACCGCATCGGGCGCGAGGAGGGCGAACACGCCTCCCTCACCTTCTACGGCAGCTCCTTCATCGCCGGGCCCACGGGCGCCAAGGTGGCCGAGGCCAACCGGACCGACCGCGCGGTGATCACCGCCAGCTTCGATCTCGACGCCGTCGCCGAGCAGCGCGCCTCCTGGGGCCTGTTCCGCGACCGCCGCCCCGACCTCTACGGCCCGCTGCTGACGGCCGACGGCGGCAGGCCCGGGCAATGA
- a CDS encoding GNAT family N-acetyltransferase, with amino-acid sequence MTPKGIRPAVPADTARVTAIVDAAYRPYLQRMSRNPAPLDDDYGARIAEGLTYVLEEDGEILGVLVLETHAGHLLLDNIAVDPAHHGRGLGKRLLAFTEAEARRRGYGTVELFTNEVMVENIALYRRLGYQETGRRHDRGYDRVYFRKAL; translated from the coding sequence ATGACGCCGAAAGGGATCCGCCCGGCCGTCCCCGCCGACACGGCGCGCGTCACCGCAATCGTCGACGCCGCCTACCGCCCTTACCTGCAGCGCATGAGCCGCAACCCGGCACCGCTGGACGATGACTACGGCGCCCGCATCGCCGAGGGGCTGACCTATGTGCTGGAAGAGGACGGCGAAATTCTCGGCGTCCTGGTCCTGGAAACTCACGCCGGCCACCTGCTGCTCGACAACATCGCCGTCGACCCGGCCCATCACGGCCGCGGCCTCGGCAAGCGGCTGCTGGCCTTCACCGAGGCGGAGGCGCGCCGGCGCGGCTACGGCACCGTGGAACTCTTCACCAATGAAGTGATGGTCGAGAACATCGCGCTGTACCGGCGCCTCGGCTACCAGGAGACCGGGCGCAGGCACGACCGCGGCTACGACCGCGTCTACTTCCGCAAGGCGCTGTAG
- a CDS encoding GTP-binding protein: MAKEKFERTKPHCNIGTIGHVDHGKTTLTAAITKVLAESGGATFSAYDQIDKAPEEKARGITISTAHVEYETEKRHYAHVDCPGHADYVKNMITGAAQMDGAILVVSAADGPMPQTREHILLARQVGVPAIVVYMNKVDQVDDEELLELVELEIRELLSSYDFPGDDIPIVKGSALAALEGTNDEIGKQ, translated from the coding sequence ATGGCCAAGGAAAAGTTTGAGCGGACGAAGCCGCACTGCAACATTGGGACGATTGGGCACGTCGACCACGGTAAGACGACGCTGACGGCGGCGATTACGAAGGTCTTGGCGGAGTCGGGCGGAGCGACGTTCTCGGCCTACGACCAGATCGACAAGGCGCCTGAAGAGAAGGCGCGGGGGATCACGATCTCGACGGCGCACGTTGAGTACGAGACGGAGAAGCGCCACTACGCGCACGTGGACTGCCCGGGTCACGCCGACTACGTGAAGAACATGATCACGGGCGCGGCGCAGATGGACGGTGCGATCCTGGTGGTTTCGGCGGCCGACGGCCCGATGCCGCAGACGCGCGAGCACATTCTGCTGGCGCGCCAGGTTGGCGTTCCGGCGATTGTGGTCTACATGAACAAGGTGGACCAGGTCGACGACGAGGAGCTTCTGGAGCTGGTTGAGCTGGAGATCCGCGAGCTTTTGTCGTCCTACGACTTCCCGGGCGACGACATTCCGATTGTGAAGGGTTCTGCGCTGGCGGCGCTGGAGGGCACCAACGACGAGATCGGCAAGCAG